Within Sulfurimonas sp. hsl 1-7, the genomic segment CAAGACGGCAGAAAAGGTGATCTTATCTTTGTTGAGAATGACAAAGGGAAAAAGATCAAAGTAGTTGTTGTAGGAAAAAACAAGGCAAAAGTGAAATGAAAATAGTAGTCGCAACAAGCGGAGCAAGCGGAGTAAATCTCGGATTAAAAACTCTAGAGTTACTTCCCGATGAAATTGAAAAACATTTTATTATGAGTGAAAACTCAAAAACCGTACTCCAAAAAGAGCAAAACATTACCTACCATGACAATGCAGATATCTCCGCAAGTGTTGCTTCGGGCTCTTTTGGGGTAGATGCCATGATCATAGCGCCTTGCAGTATGAACACATTGGCAAAAATTGCATGCGGGATCAGTGACAACCTCATTACACGATGTGCAGCAGTTATGATTAAAGAGCAAAAAAAGCTCATTTTAGCACCTCGCGAAATACCTTTTTCGGCAATAGCACTAGAAAATATGCATAAACTTGCATCTTTGGGGATTATAATAGCACCGCCTGTAATGGCATACTACTCAGAACAGCAAACTTTAGATGATATGGAGAACTTCGTGATCGGAAAATGGTTCGATCTCCTAGGCATTGAAAATAACTTATACAAACGATGGGAATAATATATGAATAAAATTGCACTATATCCTGGAACATTTGATCCGATTACAAATGGACACTATGATATTATCGAACGTGCTAAGAACTTATTTGATGAAGTAGTCATTGCAGTTGCAGTTTCAGTTGATAAAAAACCGATGTTTACGTTAGAAGAGCGTATAGAGATG encodes:
- a CDS encoding UbiX family flavin prenyltransferase, with protein sequence MKIVVATSGASGVNLGLKTLELLPDEIEKHFIMSENSKTVLQKEQNITYHDNADISASVASGSFGVDAMIIAPCSMNTLAKIACGISDNLITRCAAVMIKEQKKLILAPREIPFSAIALENMHKLASLGIIIAPPVMAYYSEQQTLDDMENFVIGKWFDLLGIENNLYKRWE